The genomic DNA TTTTCACGAGAATTTCCAGAAAAATTTTCAGATGGGAAGGGCGGGTATTGCGCCTGTCGATCGCCCTTTAACCTCGCTACGATCGAGAAAGCTAACCCCAGGAGTTTGCTTTGCACACTGCACCTGATCCCGTACAGAATCAGACTGCCGTTTTCGCTACGTTTGACGGCAGTTCTACGTCAGAGAATATTGCGCCAGAAGATATTGCGCCAGAAGACAGTTCAGAGGAGAATGCGCTGAGTCGTTTACTGCAAGTGAAGGAGATTTACTATGAGCCTGCCGCTTTAGAGTATCCGCGTGGACAGGAAATTCTATCGCGCTACCCCGATGCCCGCAGAATTGAGGTGGCTTCCCACTGGCAAATTCCCGATCTGCACGGCAACGAGGATTCGGTGGAAGACTGGAATCGCATTAAGCGTACCGTGCTGGTGCTGGGTGTGAAGAAATCCATCCAGGCACGTCCAAACGATCGCAGTGCGGATTTTATTGCCCCTTCCCATTCCAACGGCTGCGCTCAGGCTTGCTCATACTGTTTCGTTGCTCGCCGTAAGGGTTTTGCCAATCCAATTACGACCTTTGTGAATATTGAGCAGATCCAAAAATATCTGAAACGACACGCCGCACGACAGGGCGAAAAGACAATTGCCTCCCAAACCGATCCACGCTATTGGGTATATGAGATTGGCGAGAACGGTGATTGTTCTGTAGATGCAGCAATCTGCAATAACGTGAAGGATCTAATTGCGCTGTTTCGCGACATTCCGAATGCAAAAGCGACATTTGCGACAAAGCGAGTGAATCGCGATTTGCTAAATTATGATCCGCAGGGGAAGACTCGGATTCGCTTTAGCCTGATGCCTCAGACGATCGCTCAGGTAGTCGATATTAGAACCTCCAGTATCGACGATCGCATCAACGCAGTGAACGACTTTGTGAATGCAGGATACGAGGTGCATCTTAATTTTGCGCCAGTGATTTACCACGACAACTGGCAGAAGAATTACACGGCGCTGTTTCAACAGATTGACGACACCCTATCTCCCACAGCGAAGGCGCAACTTCAGAGCGAAGTGATTTTCCTCACCCACAACGAAGGGCTGCATCAGGTTAATCTGGGCTGGCATCCGCAGGGCGAAGAACTTCTGTGGCGACCCGACCTCCAGGAGCAGAAGTATTCCCAAAACGGCGATATCAACGTGCGGTACAAGCGCGGCTTTAAAGGTCAGCTTGTTTCAACCTTCTGCGATTTGCTAAAACAGCAGCTACCCTACTGTAATACCCGCTATGCGTTCTAGCCTGGATCATTCACCCAAAGCGCTTACCGGGGTTTAGCATTCTCATTCGATCGTCTGGGTTGTAACGCGATCGCGTCCCTGCCGTTTGGATTCGTAAAGGGCTTCATCTGCGGCTTGAATCAAATCCTCTACCCGCAAATCAGACCTGGGAATACAGGTTGCAACGCCCAGGCTGGCAGTCACAAATTTACTAACCGAAGAGTTGCAGTGGGGAATTTGCTGCTGGTGAATGTGCTGACGGAGATGATTGGCAATATGACTTGCCCCTTCAACAGTGGTGTCAGGCAACATGACAATAAATTCCTCACCACCGTAGCGAGCGATCAAATCTCCAGGACGCTTGACAGATTCCCGTAAAAGCTTGGCAAACTGGATTAAACACCAATCGCCTGCTAAGTGCCCATAGGTATCGTTGTAGCGTTTGAATTCATCGATATCGAGGAGAATTAGCGAGAAGGGCTTTTGTTCTCGGATACAGCGCCGCCATTCTAATTCAGAGGCTTCTTTAAAGTGGAGCCGATTTGAAAGCGTGGTTAATTCATCCTGACGTGCCTGCTGTTTAAGCTTTGCCTCCAGCCGTTTAAGATCGCTAATTTCCATCACAATGACGCCCACTTTAGCCGGGACTTGGCTCACATCCAGGATCGGAAAATAGGAAGTTAGCCAGATGCGCCGTGTATCTTGTGCGGACTTGAAACTGCTTTCCTCTCGATTCAGAATTGGCTGCCCTGTCGCAAGAACTTGTTGATGAACCGACTCCAAATCCGGGGCAAGATTGGGTATAATCCGCCGAACGGGTTGACCCAGATGGGCTTCAACTGTTGTACCGTTGATCTCCGCTAGCAGTTTGTTGACCTTCACATATTGCAACTGCTGATCAACAATTCCCATTCCCACCGGAGCCGTCGAGAAAAATCCGTCCAATATTGCCTGACTCTCGTTTAGCTCAGCCGTTCGGGCTTCAACCTGCTGTTCCAGGGATGCCAGGGTTTGTTCTAAAGCGGCCTCTGCCACCTTCCGCTCCTGCAACACAGCACTCAGCAACAGGGTCGTCACCGAGAACACTGCCACAAAAGACTGCAACAGCAGGAAGGATTTTGTCGTCGCCTCATCTGCGTAGGGTCCCATTCCATTCGCGGTACAGACGATCGCAATCCCTGCCACAATGCTGACCAGAACACTGGTTGAAAAACTTCCCAGCCGAAACACGGCTATCATCAGCACAGGCAGCAGGCTAGATTCAACCGGATAGCCCTGAATAAAAGTGACCCAGCTCAAGACCAAACCCAGTCCCAGCAGCAGCACAAATTCAACCCAGCTTGTTTTCGAGCTTGTTTTAGGCTGAAACCGCGATCGCTTTCCTCTCAGGAGCAACGGTGGCGTAAACACCAATATGGCAACCACGCTTGCCAGCCACCAGGTTAGCCAGGAGACACCAAACTGCCGCCAGTTCAGAGCCTTCAACAAACAGAGGGCACCCACGCCACTTGTGGCAGAAAGCGACGGCGCAACAACCGCAGCTAGAACAAAAGCAGCAACCGATCGAACCCGGTCAAAAGCGGGTAGTGTCCCCGTCAGAGATTTAATAATTGCAATGCCAGCAGTTGGCTGAAGGCAATTGGCAAGCACGCAGGCAGACTGGAGAAAGAGAAACCCCAGAATTGAGAGGGGTGGGTTCATCGTCGTCAGAGGTCGCCACAAACCGACTATCGATCCTAGAGCGATTCCGGGCAGTGCCCACCCTCCCATCCAGGCAACGAGCGCCAGCGTAATGCCAGAGGGCAACCAGACAGCTGTCACTTTGCCGGGGAGAGATGCAAAATCAACGGAAAGTTTAGTGGCAACGGAATAGGCGATCGCAATCCCCAGGTTTAGGGCAATTAGCCTGATGGGCTGAGGCAGCAGCAAGGAGCACTTTGGTAGAGGCATGGTTCTTGGGAAAGCGAAAAGACACCAATGACCGAGAAGTCAGGAATCATCTAACGGAGATGCAGCTACAGGGTTATCCTACAGCCTAATAGAATGCCCAAATTGCATGTAGGTCTCCGCATTCTCACTATCTCCGCATTCTCACTAATAGAGAGCCATTTGCCAATTCAGAAGATGGACTTCCGCCCAGGCTTAACCTATGCCTGTCTGCCACTTTCTCCCTTAATGACCGCTGCCGCAATCAAATGGGCAAGCCGCAACGCCTCCGGAACATGACCGCGATCGGTGACAGCTTGCAGCACTTTGGCAATCGTATCTGGCTTGGCACCGCAGACCTGGAAGTAAAAGGGCGGGTAGGCATAAACGGTTCCGGCTCGCTGCATAGTGGCTAATTTCTCAGCGGCTCCCGGCAGACGATTAACTGCATACTCAATCCGGCTCATTCGGGGCAAACGGCGCATCACAGAGACACAGGGGCGATTGAGTCGATGGGCAAGTTGGGGCAGGTCAATCACATTAAAGCCCCCCATCGAAATGCCGTCGAGCAAAACGACGTGGATCTGAGGCAGGAATTTACCGTTGAGCAGAAGCTGACAGAGCGTATCGGTGGCGTCCCATCCGTCTGACTGAATTTGTCCCCACACCATGCCTTCAAACCGGGTTCCAGCGCAGATCACTCCGGCTACAGCAACGGGATCGGTCGCCTGACGCTGAAAGGGGGCGTCATCAAAGCCAACAACGCGAAGGGTTCGGTGATGTTCGATCAGTTCTTCTAGATCCATGCAAGCATCTTAGCGAATCACCGTTCTGGAGTGGTTTGGACGGTTAGCGTTCCCTTTCGTGAACCATAAGCCGATACGCAGGCAATAAATAAAGCAATATATTACCCCTCCCAATCGCCTTTCCCCATCAGAGTGGAACTTAAAGCGATCGAAAGGGGCAATGTCCAAAAATAATTCAGACCTAAGCTTCAATAAGCTTCAAGAGATGGCTGTGAGATCGTCAGAATCAACACGCGACAGTAACAGCTAGATAGCAACAGCTAGGCAGCAATAGGTTCAGCCGTTACTTTCCCCGTTACTTCCCCAGTCCCATCCGGGTCGAGCATTCCCTCCGCAACTTCGCTGGGCACCCCATCCATTGCCAGGGAGGGCATCTGTCCACCCTTCTTCAGCAAATTTGTTACCATTGCCACCATGGCGTTCACCTTGCGGGTGCGCCACTCGGTAATCAGAGCCTCTGCGCCAAAGTAGCCTAAACGACGTTCGATCGCTTCCTGCAAATAGCTGGCGTGTCCTTCTTCATCCTTCGCAATACTCATCATGCCTTTCTTGAGATTTTGGCTCACCGGATCATCCGGCAGGGCGTTCGCCATCCGCACAAAATCCTTACAAGCATCTAGCTCCAGGATATAGGTGCTGCCCATAAACACCAGCCAGTCCATGCGATCGGGCGAGAAAATCTCCTTCACGTCGTAGCCTTCGTAGTACGCCTCAAAAAAGGGACTGCGGCGACGCTCATCTGGCTTTCCGTCACGGGTTTCCTGCGGCAGGCTCTTAAAATCAATCACCTGCTTATTGAGCTGCTTCAGCGCATGGGCAAAAATCTGTCCGTGGCGGCGTTCATCCTGGGCGTGTTTTGCCAGCTTTTCCGCTAGCCAGTCGTCGCCCTCATTCGCAGCCCTCTGGCTGAGCGCTTCCAGAAACGGCACCGAACCCGATTCGGCAAGCTGAAATCCTGCCAGCAGATTGGGACGCGATTTCGGGTCGCGCATATTGGCAGCCGTAATGTATGCCGTTGCGCCCGAACCGACCAAATGCAGAACTTGAGTCAGAAGATTCATAGCGTGAGGAGGGGTGAGTCGTGAATTGAGTCATTCGATGAGTGACTTGCTGATATTGTAATCAGATCGTTTCTTTCTGGTGTGTCACTTCAACGACCGTATGCACATTGCCCCGTGGCGTAAAGTCTCCCTTCACCGTAATTTCCAGCGGATTGCAGGCAGCCACAATATCATCCAAAATTTGATTCACCGACTCCTCATGGGAGATGTATCGATCGCGGTAACTGTTGATATACAGTTTGATTGCCTTCAGCTCCACTACCTTTTGATCCGGAACATACGTGACGTGGATTGTCGCAAAATCTGGATACCCGGAAAACGGGCACTTACAGGTAAATTCCGGTAGCGTAATGGCGATCGTATAGCGTCGTCCCGGACGCGGATTTGGAAAGGTAATCAGCTCCCCTTCGGCAATTAAACGTTCGCCGTATTTCATATCGGGCTGAGTTTCAGGCTGAATCGAAGAAGTCATACTAGCAAGACCTGGAAGAAAAAAATCTGGGGTAATGAGCTTATTTCCCCAGTCTAGAGCATCGGTACAGCACAAAAGGAATCGATCACGCCGAGGCAGTACGAGCCAAGTAGCAAGGACATCCAAAATCGATCGCTGCGGACTGGGCTGCGTGGGAGCAGTTCACGAAGTGCCCCTAACCCCTGCGGCTCCGCCGATTTGCCTGAGGCACAAATCCGATCGCCCTCATCCCCCATGCCGCCCTCCGGATCAACGATGCCGCTTGATTTTGCAGAAACTCGATCGAACCGATGCTAAATATAGCGATATCGACTAAGATGCAGTGGCATTTACCGCAAAATGTGCTGTAATTTATCAAACTAATTTATTAAAGTATCGCCGTTGCCATCAATGAAAGCACGATCGAATCGCACTTCCGTTACGCAAAATCCCGTACCGCAAAATCCGACGGCTTCAGCCCAGACGAGCTACGCGCCCTCCGTTCCTATTTCTATCTATCGGGAACTTGCCGCCGAGCTGGATGCCACCCGTGCCCTGCTGGAAACCGTTCATACAGAGAATCAACAGCTGAAGCAGCAAAACCACCAGCTCCGCGAAGAAATTAATCGCCTGGTGCAGTCTGCCCTTAACCTGCGCTCCTACACTGAGCCTAGCTACCCCCCAACCGAATCCAGCGAATCTCCCGCTGCGATTGAAGAGTTTGAAGCCGTCGCCGCCCAACTCCGCAGCAATGCCGCCCCAGAACCCGGAATCCCAACGATCGCCCAGCCTACCGATCTGACCCTCACCCTCACCTCCGAAACCAAGCCCAGAGCCTTAGGCGGTCTCTGGCTCACCCTCACCGTCATTGCGATCGTCATCGGTGCCTTTGGAGCCGGATTCTTCATGGTTAAGCCGCTGCTGCACAATAATCGCTAGCTCGTCCTCGGCCATTCGTCCCCGGTCATTCTTGGTCATTCGTCGCTGACGACCGATCGCTGACGACTTGCGGAAGACAAATAACAAAAGGCAAAGGACAAACTTTAGTGGAGTCGGGCAGACCTCCTCAAAATTCGTTCCGCTTTCCTCAAAATTTCTTTCTGTTGCCCCCGTCACAGACTCTGGTAAAATGATGAGCTTGTGATCAATCAATTGCTGCGGGGACGGAAGACCTATGGCTCGAATGTATTATGATGCGGACGCGAATTTAGATATCTTAGCCGGAAAGACGATCGCCATTATTGGCTACGGCTCCCAGGGACACGCCCATGCCCTCAACCTCAAAGATAGCGGCATGAATGTGATCGTCGGACTCTATCCGGGAAGCAAGTCCACCGCTAAAGCAGAAGCAGCCGGGCTAACGGTCAAATCCGTTGCAGACGCATCCGCCGCCGCCGATTTGATCATGATTCTGCTGCCGGACGAAGTGCAGCGCACCATCTACGAAAACGAAATTGCCCCCCACCTCAAGGCAGGCAAAATTCTGGCATTTGCCCACGGCTTTAATATCAACTTCGGACAAATCGTACCGCCTGCCGATGTAGACGTAGTCATGGTTGCGCCCAAAGGACCGGGACACCTGGTGCGTCGCACCTACGAGCAGGGCGAAGGCGTTCCCTGTCTGTTTGCCGTCTATCAAGATGCCACCGGGCAGGCACGCGATCGGGCAATGGCATATGCGAAGGGCGTTGGCGGCACCCGCGCCGGAATCCTGGAAACCACCTTCCGCGAAGAGACGGAAACCGATCTGTTCGGTGAGCAGGTTGTTCTCTGCGGTGGTCTGTCTGCCCTGATCAAAGCGGGCTTCGAGACGCTGGTAAACGCAGGATATCAGCCTGAACTGGCTTATTTTGAGTGCCTCCACGAAGTCAAGCTGATTGTGGATCTGATCGTTGAAGGCGGACTGGCAAAGATGCGCGACAGCATCTCCAACACCGCAGAATATGGCGACCTCACCCGTGGACCTCGCATTGTCACCGACGAAACCCGCGCCGAAATGCGGAAGATCCTCAGCGAAATCCAGACCGGACAATTTGCCCGCGAATTTGTGCTGGAAAACCAGTCCGGTAAGGCAGGCTTTACCGCCATGCGCCGCCGCGAAGCCGAACACCCGATCGAAGAAGTGGGCAAGGATCTGCGGGCAATGTTTAGCTGGCTGAAGAAGGTTTAATCGCAGCTAAAGTAATCGATGTAGGGCGAGCATCTTGCTCGCTTTTTTGTTACCGCCACACCGCTCAACCGATCGACGTAAGAGCAGCTTTTTGATATGCAGCAACTCTGGTGTCCAGGCTGAGCCTGGATACTGCCTGGATGCGGCTCTGCCGCTATATATCGGTAAGGAGGAGGCAGAGCCTCTCAAACAGCATTCCAACGCAGAGCATTGGAACGAGGCAAGGGAATCTAAGGGGGTCTCCCTTCAGACACATCACCAAAAGCCAAATCTTGCGAACTTTTTGACGACTCAACAGGTCAACGATAGGATGCAGTAGATCCCCTCCGATCGTTCCACGCTGCCGCCAAAGGCGTGTCGGCTTGCCTACTACGCGAGCACCGTAGCGCGATGCGATCGTTCCTCAAAGAATCCACCCCAAACCCTTGAACTAGGATCAATTCTTGTGGGGTGGGCATCCTACCTGCCCAGTCGGATCTCTCCCACTCACACCCATGTTTTTCAGCATCGTCATCCCCACCTATAACCGTCTGCCCATCCTGGAGAAATGCCTCCGGGCACTCGAACATCAGATCATTCCGGCAGATAGCCCGATCGCCGGATACGAAATTGTCGTCGTGGATGATGGCTCCACCGATCGCACCGTGGAATGGCTCCAGACTCATCAGACAGAGCTGCCGCACGTGCGGCTATTCCAGCAGGATCACCAGGGACCCTCAGCGGCGAGAAATTTGGGGGTGCAGGAGGCAAAGGGCGACACGATTATTTTTATCGACAGCGATCTGGTCGTGCTGGAAGGCTTTCTTCAGGCACACGCCACTGCGCTTACCGAGGGTGCAAAGGAACTGGGAACCGATCGCCTCTTCACCTACGGCAGCGTCATCAACACCTGCAACTTTGACGCTCCGACTTCTGAACCCTTCAAAATCACCGACTATTCCAGGGCATACTTCGCAACCGGGAACGTGGCGATCGATCGCAAATGGCTGGAGCAGGCTGGATTATTTGACACGCGCTTTCAGCTTTACGGCTGGGAAGACCTGGAGCTGGGCGTGCGGCTCAAGCAGCTAGGACTGAAGCTGATCAAATGCCCGGAGGCGGTCGGCTATCACTGGCATCCGCCGTTTAATCTCAACCAGTTGCCTAACCTGATTGACAAGGAATTCCAGCGGGGGCGCATGGGGGTTCTCTTCTACCAGAAGCATCCTACCTGGGAAGTGCGAATGATGATCCAAATGACCTGGCTGCATCGCATTCTGTGGGGCTTACTCTCCCTCGGCGGCACGCTGAACGAACGCACG from Leptolyngbya ohadii IS1 includes the following:
- a CDS encoding spore photoproduct lyase family protein; the encoded protein is MHTAPDPVQNQTAVFATFDGSSTSENIAPEDIAPEDSSEENALSRLLQVKEIYYEPAALEYPRGQEILSRYPDARRIEVASHWQIPDLHGNEDSVEDWNRIKRTVLVLGVKKSIQARPNDRSADFIAPSHSNGCAQACSYCFVARRKGFANPITTFVNIEQIQKYLKRHAARQGEKTIASQTDPRYWVYEIGENGDCSVDAAICNNVKDLIALFRDIPNAKATFATKRVNRDLLNYDPQGKTRIRFSLMPQTIAQVVDIRTSSIDDRINAVNDFVNAGYEVHLNFAPVIYHDNWQKNYTALFQQIDDTLSPTAKAQLQSEVIFLTHNEGLHQVNLGWHPQGEELLWRPDLQEQKYSQNGDINVRYKRGFKGQLVSTFCDLLKQQLPYCNTRYAF
- a CDS encoding sensor domain-containing diguanylate cyclase; protein product: MPLPKCSLLLPQPIRLIALNLGIAIAYSVATKLSVDFASLPGKVTAVWLPSGITLALVAWMGGWALPGIALGSIVGLWRPLTTMNPPLSILGFLFLQSACVLANCLQPTAGIAIIKSLTGTLPAFDRVRSVAAFVLAAVVAPSLSATSGVGALCLLKALNWRQFGVSWLTWWLASVVAILVFTPPLLLRGKRSRFQPKTSSKTSWVEFVLLLGLGLVLSWVTFIQGYPVESSLLPVLMIAVFRLGSFSTSVLVSIVAGIAIVCTANGMGPYADEATTKSFLLLQSFVAVFSVTTLLLSAVLQERKVAEAALEQTLASLEQQVEARTAELNESQAILDGFFSTAPVGMGIVDQQLQYVKVNKLLAEINGTTVEAHLGQPVRRIIPNLAPDLESVHQQVLATGQPILNREESSFKSAQDTRRIWLTSYFPILDVSQVPAKVGVIVMEISDLKRLEAKLKQQARQDELTTLSNRLHFKEASELEWRRCIREQKPFSLILLDIDEFKRYNDTYGHLAGDWCLIQFAKLLRESVKRPGDLIARYGGEEFIVMLPDTTVEGASHIANHLRQHIHQQQIPHCNSSVSKFVTASLGVATCIPRSDLRVEDLIQAADEALYESKRQGRDRVTTQTIE
- a CDS encoding DUF99 family protein, with the translated sequence MDLEELIEHHRTLRVVGFDDAPFQRQATDPVAVAGVICAGTRFEGMVWGQIQSDGWDATDTLCQLLLNGKFLPQIHVVLLDGISMGGFNVIDLPQLAHRLNRPCVSVMRRLPRMSRIEYAVNRLPGAAEKLATMQRAGTVYAYPPFYFQVCGAKPDTIAKVLQAVTDRGHVPEALRLAHLIAAAVIKGESGRQA
- a CDS encoding ferritin-like domain-containing protein gives rise to the protein MNLLTQVLHLVGSGATAYITAANMRDPKSRPNLLAGFQLAESGSVPFLEALSQRAANEGDDWLAEKLAKHAQDERRHGQIFAHALKQLNKQVIDFKSLPQETRDGKPDERRRSPFFEAYYEGYDVKEIFSPDRMDWLVFMGSTYILELDACKDFVRMANALPDDPVSQNLKKGMMSIAKDEEGHASYLQEAIERRLGYFGAEALITEWRTRKVNAMVAMVTNLLKKGGQMPSLAMDGVPSEVAEGMLDPDGTGEVTGKVTAEPIAA
- the queF gene encoding preQ(1) synthase, yielding MTSSIQPETQPDMKYGERLIAEGELITFPNPRPGRRYTIAITLPEFTCKCPFSGYPDFATIHVTYVPDQKVVELKAIKLYINSYRDRYISHEESVNQILDDIVAACNPLEITVKGDFTPRGNVHTVVEVTHQKETI
- the ilvC gene encoding ketol-acid reductoisomerase, whose product is MARMYYDADANLDILAGKTIAIIGYGSQGHAHALNLKDSGMNVIVGLYPGSKSTAKAEAAGLTVKSVADASAAADLIMILLPDEVQRTIYENEIAPHLKAGKILAFAHGFNINFGQIVPPADVDVVMVAPKGPGHLVRRTYEQGEGVPCLFAVYQDATGQARDRAMAYAKGVGGTRAGILETTFREETETDLFGEQVVLCGGLSALIKAGFETLVNAGYQPELAYFECLHEVKLIVDLIVEGGLAKMRDSISNTAEYGDLTRGPRIVTDETRAEMRKILSEIQTGQFAREFVLENQSGKAGFTAMRRREAEHPIEEVGKDLRAMFSWLKKV
- a CDS encoding glycosyltransferase family 2 protein; this encodes MFFSIVIPTYNRLPILEKCLRALEHQIIPADSPIAGYEIVVVDDGSTDRTVEWLQTHQTELPHVRLFQQDHQGPSAARNLGVQEAKGDTIIFIDSDLVVLEGFLQAHATALTEGAKELGTDRLFTYGSVINTCNFDAPTSEPFKITDYSRAYFATGNVAIDRKWLEQAGLFDTRFQLYGWEDLELGVRLKQLGLKLIKCPEAVGYHWHPPFNLNQLPNLIDKEFQRGRMGVLFYQKHPTWEVRMMIQMTWLHRILWGLLSLGGTLNERTMAPLLQWLIDRGKPQLALEIARIFLNWYNVKGVYAAYTEMQQGI